The following coding sequences are from one Leptolyngbya sp. NIES-3755 window:
- a CDS encoding ribosomal protein L23 (similar to AA sequence:cyanobase_aa:LBDG_49150) yields MKTDPRNLADIIRRPLITEKATRLLELNQYTFEVQPKATKPDIVAAIEYLFEVRVTGISTMNLPRKKKRVGKYLGYKPQYKKAIVTLAEGDTITLFPEV; encoded by the coding sequence GTGAAGACTGATCCCCGCAATCTAGCTGATATCATTCGTCGCCCTCTGATTACAGAAAAAGCGACCCGACTGCTCGAACTGAACCAATACACGTTTGAAGTTCAGCCGAAAGCAACCAAGCCCGACATCGTAGCCGCGATCGAATACTTGTTCGAGGTCAGGGTAACGGGCATCAGCACGATGAACCTTCCTCGCAAGAAGAAGCGCGTCGGCAAGTACCTCGGTTACAAGCCGCAGTACAAAAAAGCGATCGTCACCCTTGCTGAAGGCGACACGATCACTCTGTTCCCCGAAGTATAA
- a CDS encoding ribosomal protein L4/L1 family protein (similar to AA sequence:cyanobase_aa:LBDG_49140): MADFTVKTWDGTDAGTAAIELKTARPESAAGILHRAVIRQLANSRQGNASTKTRAEVRGGGRKPWRQKGTGRARAGSNRSPLWRGGGVIFGPKPRDYSIKMNRKERRLALRTAFQGRAEDLIVVQDFADKLPRPKTKELVQALSRWGVEAGSRVLMIVAERDDNVYLSARNVERLRLISANNLNVYDLLHADHIVATSAALEKIQEVYGED, translated from the coding sequence ATGGCAGACTTTACAGTAAAAACTTGGGACGGGACTGACGCGGGAACAGCAGCGATCGAGCTTAAAACCGCAAGACCCGAAAGTGCAGCAGGAATTTTGCACCGCGCCGTGATTCGCCAGTTGGCAAATTCGCGTCAAGGAAATGCTTCGACGAAAACCCGTGCAGAAGTTCGGGGTGGCGGTCGTAAGCCTTGGAGACAGAAAGGAACGGGACGCGCTCGTGCAGGTTCTAACCGTTCTCCGCTATGGAGAGGTGGCGGTGTGATCTTTGGACCGAAACCCAGAGATTACTCGATCAAGATGAACCGCAAAGAGCGGAGATTGGCGCTCAGAACCGCATTCCAAGGACGTGCAGAAGATTTGATCGTGGTGCAGGACTTTGCAGATAAGCTGCCTCGTCCGAAGACCAAAGAGCTAGTCCAAGCACTGTCGCGCTGGGGTGTTGAAGCTGGATCGAGAGTGTTGATGATCGTGGCTGAACGCGACGACAACGTTTATCTCTCGGCTCGAAACGTTGAGCGACTGAGACTGATTTCAGCGAACAACCTCAATGTTTATGATTTGCTTCACGCCGATCATATTGTTGCGACTTCCGCAGCACTCGAAAAAATTCAGGAGGTGTACGGTGAAGACTGA
- a CDS encoding 50S ribosomal protein L3 (similar to AA sequence:cyanobase_aa:LBDG_49130), which yields MAVGIIGTKLGMTQVFDEQRRAIPVTVIQVGACPVTQVKTKETDGYSAIQVGYGECTEKALNKPELGHLKKSESPPLRHLIEYRVDNAGDYTLGQQLKVDMFEAGQIVDVIGTSIGRGFAGYQKRHNFARGPMSHGSKNHREPGSTGAGTTPGRVYPGKKMAGRLGGTQNTIRKLTVIRVDTERNVVLIKGAVPGKPGAMVQILPATIVGGK from the coding sequence GTGGCTGTCGGAATTATCGGCACGAAGCTGGGCATGACTCAAGTGTTTGATGAGCAGCGGAGAGCAATCCCTGTGACCGTCATTCAAGTCGGAGCTTGCCCCGTAACCCAGGTGAAAACAAAAGAAACAGACGGTTATTCTGCAATCCAAGTTGGATATGGCGAATGTACCGAGAAAGCTCTAAACAAGCCGGAACTGGGTCATTTGAAAAAATCGGAATCGCCCCCTCTGCGACACTTGATCGAGTATCGAGTAGACAACGCGGGAGACTATACCCTCGGTCAGCAATTAAAGGTTGATATGTTCGAGGCGGGTCAGATTGTCGATGTGATCGGAACCAGCATCGGACGCGGTTTCGCAGGCTATCAAAAGCGGCATAACTTTGCACGAGGTCCCATGTCTCACGGTTCTAAGAACCACCGTGAACCGGGATCGACCGGAGCAGGAACGACCCCCGGACGGGTCTACCCAGGGAAAAAGATGGCAGGTCGCTTGGGCGGAACGCAAAACACGATTCGCAAATTGACGGTTATTCGGGTGGACACAGAGCGGAACGTTGTTTTGATCAAAGGTGCAGTCCCCGGAAAGCCTGGTGCGATGGTGCAAATCCTGCCCGCTACCATTGTTGGGGGTAAATAG
- a CDS encoding hypothetical protein (similar to AA sequence:cyanobase_aa:cce_1228) has protein sequence MSRLILLDAGPLGMAIHPKAKGISLDCQQWLKALLQRGERVGIPEIADYEVRRELLRAGLVRSLRRLDELEQMLEYIPIQTDTMLQAATFWADVRRSGQPTADPKALDGDVILAAQAHLLCDDTTQAIIATTNVAHLSRFVPAVDWKTIQ, from the coding sequence ATGAGTCGTCTGATTTTACTAGATGCGGGTCCGCTAGGCATGGCAATCCACCCCAAAGCCAAAGGAATTTCTCTCGACTGCCAGCAATGGCTAAAAGCTCTTTTGCAGCGAGGAGAAAGAGTTGGAATACCTGAGATTGCAGATTATGAGGTACGTCGTGAACTACTTCGAGCGGGATTAGTGCGAAGCTTGCGTCGTCTTGATGAGCTAGAGCAAATGCTTGAGTATATTCCAATTCAGACGGATACAATGCTGCAAGCTGCTACCTTTTGGGCAGATGTAAGACGATCGGGACAACCGACTGCCGACCCCAAAGCATTAGATGGAGATGTCATCTTAGCGGCTCAGGCTCATCTTCTTTGTGATGATACGACTCAGGCAATTATTGCAACAACGAATGTTGCTCATCTCTCTCGATTTGTTCCAGCAGTGGACTGGAAGACGATTCAGTGA
- a CDS encoding hypothetical protein (similar to AA sequence:cyanobase_aa:alr1892) has protein sequence MTLKELTPQLMALSDEEKAQVVQLLSQGKIALGRGIEKTPGVCGGSACIAGTRITVWGLVEARRIGYSEADLLISYPSLSATDLANAWAYAEAFPAEIETEIRENSMIDAEQARKNQPAIDLLDSWLNDEEDASEDHKAWEFLKTALDEDRLSDRPLFP, from the coding sequence ATGACATTAAAAGAATTAACACCGCAACTAATGGCACTTTCTGACGAAGAAAAGGCACAAGTTGTTCAACTGCTCTCTCAAGGCAAAATCGCATTAGGACGAGGAATCGAAAAAACTCCTGGAGTCTGCGGTGGAAGTGCTTGCATTGCTGGCACTCGAATTACGGTTTGGGGATTAGTTGAAGCCCGTCGAATTGGATACAGTGAAGCAGATTTGCTCATTAGTTATCCTTCTCTTTCTGCGACCGACCTTGCAAACGCTTGGGCATACGCTGAGGCTTTTCCCGCTGAGATTGAAACTGAGATTCGGGAAAACTCCATGATTGATGCTGAACAAGCACGGAAAAATCAACCCGCGATCGATCTTTTAGACTCCTGGCTAAATGACGAAGAAGACGCATCCGAAGATCACAAAGCGTGGGAATTTCTGAAAACGGCTTTAGATGAAGATCGCTTGTCCGATCGTCCTTTATTCCCATGA
- a CDS encoding surface antigen D15 (similar to AA sequence:cyanobase_aa:LBDG_35480) — protein MRVSKLTLCAIGFISASEFAQKAIAQDIVVPTESPTAETKTISPSKTPIPTTVVKIEASRVEAPRPTPEFSRKSIAQVTPPEPIVPNLVQPTAQAPTRPTPQPQAPSDLVLTATDVQIVGASPELQTLVRDRIQTQPGGNVSTPQLQRDIATILETGLFSTATFTTRTNPNGLSVTFQVQPATVRSLNLVNARALTPAIANQFFQSQFGAPVSPTAINASIRQINDWYRQNGFSLGRVIGVIPNRAGVLTVEVAEGAIGNIQIRFTDEQGRLTNDRGEPVRGRTREEFLRNQIQLKPGQIFQESAAREDLQRILQTGLFTNGRISLEGDARNTTVVYNLTEARSRALNVSGGLNDDLGLFGSFNYNDTNFNGVGQQIGGNISVGTRDVQFDGRFVSPYRATEPDKLGYSVSGFRRRGISRVFDNDASELSNGDRVREGRFGGTVAVNRPIGNGWDGTLGLNYTRISLRDRDGTVARRDRNGAPLSFSGTGIDDLTTLNFTAVRDQRNNSSDPSSGSLLTLTTEQSIPIGSGSILSNRLQANYSQYIPVNFFNLEKTQQQPEVLAFNVQAGTTIGDLPPYNAYTLGGPNSIRGYGFNDVAVGRSFLLASAEYRFPIYSIIGGAVFADFGSDLGSANAVLGAPGSVRGLPGSGFGFGLGIRVKSPFGTIRAGYGINDQGEGRFQFGFGEKF, from the coding sequence ATGCGTGTTTCTAAACTAACTCTCTGTGCGATCGGGTTTATTTCTGCCTCAGAGTTCGCCCAAAAAGCGATCGCTCAAGACATCGTGGTTCCAACTGAATCTCCAACCGCTGAAACCAAAACGATTTCTCCAAGCAAAACTCCGATTCCTACCACAGTTGTAAAAATTGAAGCATCAAGAGTCGAAGCACCCCGTCCAACGCCAGAATTTTCTCGCAAGTCGATCGCCCAAGTGACTCCACCAGAGCCGATTGTTCCTAATCTCGTTCAACCCACAGCACAAGCCCCTACTCGCCCGACTCCCCAACCTCAAGCACCCTCAGATTTAGTTCTAACGGCAACCGATGTGCAAATCGTTGGGGCTTCTCCTGAACTGCAAACCTTAGTTCGCGATCGCATTCAAACTCAACCCGGTGGCAATGTTAGTACACCTCAACTCCAACGCGACATTGCAACCATTTTAGAAACCGGATTGTTTAGTACTGCGACTTTTACAACGCGCACCAATCCGAACGGATTAAGCGTGACCTTCCAAGTGCAACCCGCCACAGTCCGATCGCTGAATCTCGTCAATGCACGAGCACTCACACCTGCGATCGCGAATCAATTCTTCCAATCCCAATTTGGCGCACCTGTTAGTCCGACCGCAATCAATGCCAGCATTCGACAGATCAATGATTGGTATCGGCAAAACGGATTTAGTTTGGGACGAGTCATTGGCGTGATTCCGAATCGTGCTGGTGTCCTAACCGTTGAAGTTGCAGAAGGCGCGATCGGAAACATTCAAATTCGATTCACCGATGAACAAGGCAGACTCACCAACGATCGAGGAGAACCCGTTCGCGGCAGAACCAGAGAAGAATTCTTGCGAAACCAAATCCAACTCAAACCAGGGCAAATTTTCCAAGAGTCCGCTGCCCGTGAAGACCTACAACGCATTCTCCAAACAGGACTGTTTACCAATGGTCGAATTTCGCTCGAAGGAGATGCCCGCAACACGACCGTTGTTTATAACCTGACTGAAGCTCGGAGTCGCGCCCTCAATGTTAGCGGGGGTCTCAACGATGATCTAGGTCTATTCGGAAGCTTTAACTATAATGACACTAACTTTAATGGTGTTGGACAGCAAATTGGTGGAAACATTTCAGTTGGAACGCGAGATGTTCAATTCGATGGGCGATTCGTCAGCCCCTACCGCGCCACCGAACCCGACAAATTAGGATATAGCGTGAGTGGCTTCCGCAGACGAGGAATTTCACGAGTCTTTGATAACGATGCTAGTGAACTATCGAATGGCGATCGCGTTCGTGAAGGTCGCTTTGGTGGAACAGTTGCGGTGAATCGTCCGATTGGGAATGGTTGGGATGGAACACTTGGCTTGAACTATACGCGAATTAGTTTGCGCGATCGAGATGGCACTGTTGCAAGACGCGATCGTAATGGTGCACCTCTGTCATTTAGCGGAACCGGAATCGATGATTTGACCACACTAAACTTCACTGCTGTTCGAGATCAGCGCAATAACTCATCTGATCCATCAAGCGGTTCGCTCTTGACACTTACTACCGAGCAATCAATCCCAATCGGCAGTGGTAGCATTCTCTCAAATCGCCTGCAAGCGAACTATTCACAGTACATCCCAGTAAATTTCTTCAATCTAGAGAAGACACAGCAACAACCGGAAGTACTCGCATTTAATGTTCAAGCGGGAACTACGATCGGAGATTTGCCACCCTACAACGCTTACACACTCGGTGGACCCAACTCAATCCGAGGATATGGTTTTAACGATGTTGCTGTCGGTCGCAGTTTCCTTCTCGCGTCTGCTGAGTACCGATTCCCGATTTACAGCATCATTGGAGGAGCCGTATTTGCCGATTTTGGTTCAGATCTAGGTTCTGCAAATGCCGTTTTAGGTGCACCAGGATCAGTTCGCGGTCTACCCGGTTCAGGATTTGGTTTCGGCTTGGGAATTCGGGTCAAATCACCGTTTGGAACGATTCGAGCAGGCTATGGAATCAATGATCAGGGTGAAGGACGGTTCCAGTTTGGGTTTGGAGAGAAGTTTTAG
- a CDS encoding isochorismatase hydrolase (similar to AA sequence:cyanobase_aa:LBDG_35460), protein MDSSLYPLGVPPNAWYVNDSIADLTRPAIAPQIISLNTATKPLRLDLAKSALIIIDMQNDFCHPDGWLSHIGVDVTPARSPIVPIQQLLPILREIGMSIVWVNWGNRPDLLNISPAARHVYNPTGTGVGLGDPLPKNQAPVLEKDSWAAAIVDELQPVEGDIKIDKYRMSGFWDTPLDSILRNLGKTTLFFAGVNADQCVMTTLQDANFLGYDCILLEDCTATTSPEFCLQATLYNVKQCFGFVSNSVQFIDGIKTGIKLTNQ, encoded by the coding sequence ATGGATTCATCGCTCTATCCCCTGGGTGTCCCTCCAAATGCTTGGTATGTGAATGACTCGATCGCTGATTTGACCCGACCCGCGATCGCACCTCAAATCATTTCACTCAATACAGCTACAAAACCATTGCGACTCGACCTAGCAAAATCTGCACTCATTATCATCGATATGCAGAATGATTTTTGTCATCCCGACGGATGGTTATCGCATATTGGAGTCGATGTCACACCTGCTCGATCGCCGATTGTTCCGATTCAGCAATTGCTTCCGATTTTGAGAGAGATTGGAATGTCGATCGTCTGGGTAAATTGGGGGAACCGCCCGGATTTGCTCAATATTAGTCCTGCGGCTCGTCACGTTTACAATCCGACTGGAACTGGAGTGGGCTTGGGTGATCCGTTGCCGAAAAATCAGGCTCCCGTGCTGGAAAAAGACAGTTGGGCAGCCGCGATCGTGGATGAACTGCAACCTGTGGAGGGCGATATCAAAATTGACAAATATCGAATGAGTGGATTTTGGGATACACCGCTCGATAGTATTTTGAGAAATTTGGGGAAAACAACGCTCTTTTTCGCGGGTGTGAATGCGGATCAATGTGTGATGACAACGTTACAAGATGCAAATTTTTTGGGGTATGACTGTATTTTATTAGAAGACTGTACGGCAACGACTTCGCCTGAATTTTGCCTTCAAGCAACCTTGTATAATGTGAAACAATGTTTTGGATTTGTCAGTAATTCAGTGCAATTCATTGATGGAATCAAGACAGGTATAAAACTTACAAATCAATGA
- a CDS encoding FG-GAP repeat protein (similar to AA sequence:cyanobase_aa:LBDG_35450), which translates to MAVPESLNPLRVPDFNGDGRTDLFSLNSNTHVADLHLVSGVRSLGSSSFASIPPGWDTPKYGDFNGDRKTDLLWRDSTTGANGIWLMDGASIQAGGFLDSLQGDWRSVIGEFNSDGKTDLFWYNFSTGDYQLWLMNGLQKTQQISGKIEGGWEPTIADFNGDNRTDLFWRNSTTGGNSFWTFDPQTLAIFGESIPAKALTWSAEVIDFNGDGRSDLYWRDRLTGQNQIWTWTGIGFQPDATSIDLPGTSSDVTIRTADFEGNGLTDFLVRNPSTGNDQVWLSDGKGIQILPVASQSAGFRAEIGDYNGDRFSDIRWTSLDTTQSVIWFSNGILPKPMIA; encoded by the coding sequence ATGGCAGTTCCTGAAAGTTTAAATCCGCTTAGAGTTCCTGATTTTAATGGTGATGGTCGCACTGATTTATTCAGTTTGAATTCCAACACTCATGTTGCTGATTTGCACTTAGTCTCTGGAGTGCGATCGCTCGGTTCAAGTTCATTCGCCTCGATTCCACCGGGTTGGGATACCCCAAAATATGGAGACTTTAATGGCGATCGTAAAACGGATTTGTTGTGGCGCGATTCAACAACTGGGGCGAATGGAATTTGGCTGATGGATGGCGCTTCGATTCAAGCAGGAGGATTTCTCGATTCGCTGCAAGGAGATTGGAGAAGCGTCATCGGTGAATTTAATAGCGATGGGAAAACAGATCTATTTTGGTATAACTTCAGCACTGGAGACTACCAGCTTTGGCTGATGAATGGATTACAAAAAACGCAACAGATCAGCGGCAAAATTGAAGGCGGATGGGAACCGACGATCGCGGATTTTAATGGCGATAATCGAACGGATCTGTTCTGGCGAAATTCTACAACAGGCGGCAACTCATTCTGGACTTTTGATCCGCAAACTTTAGCGATTTTTGGTGAATCAATTCCAGCGAAGGCACTGACTTGGAGTGCAGAAGTGATTGATTTTAATGGCGATGGAAGAAGCGACCTTTATTGGCGCGATCGCTTAACGGGACAAAATCAGATTTGGACTTGGACAGGCATCGGATTTCAACCGGATGCAACCTCGATCGATCTTCCGGGTACCAGTTCTGATGTCACGATCCGAACGGCTGATTTTGAAGGCAATGGTTTGACCGATTTCTTAGTTCGCAATCCGAGTACAGGCAATGATCAGGTCTGGCTTTCGGATGGTAAAGGCATCCAAATCTTGCCTGTTGCGAGTCAATCGGCTGGATTTCGAGCGGAAATTGGCGACTATAACGGCGATCGATTCTCGGATATTCGCTGGACAAGTCTTGATACAACGCAAAGTGTGATCTGGTTTAGCAATGGAATTTTGCCGAAACCGATGATTGCATGA
- a CDS encoding putative delta(24)-sterol C-methyltransferase (similar to AA sequence:cyanobase_aa:all2121), with translation MNIFWLLSLGTAGLVLIYLLNPRRYQSGDSVANAYDEWTQDGILEFYWGEHIHLGHYGSPPRSKDFLQAKSDFVHEMVRWGGLDKLPAGTTVLDVGCGIGGSSRILAKDYGFQVTGITISPGQVKRAQELTPPEVPAKFQQDDAMNLSFADSSFDVVWCIEAGPHMPDKAVFAKELMRVLKPGGILVVADWNQRDTRQNPFVLWEGLVMKQLLDQWAHPEFASIEGFAELLEATQLTDGTVQTADWTPETLPSWLDSIWQGIVRPEGLIRFGVSGFVKSLREVPTLLLMRLAFGAGLCRFGMFRAVRK, from the coding sequence ATGAACATTTTTTGGCTACTGTCTCTTGGAACCGCTGGCTTGGTTCTGATTTATCTTCTAAATCCGCGTCGATATCAGTCGGGTGATTCGGTCGCGAATGCCTATGACGAATGGACCCAAGACGGCATCCTGGAATTCTACTGGGGTGAACACATCCATCTCGGTCATTATGGTTCTCCTCCTCGTTCAAAAGACTTTTTACAAGCAAAATCGGACTTTGTGCACGAAATGGTGCGCTGGGGTGGATTAGACAAGCTTCCCGCAGGCACAACAGTGTTAGATGTTGGTTGTGGCATCGGGGGCAGCAGTCGAATTTTGGCAAAAGACTATGGCTTTCAGGTGACGGGAATTACGATCAGTCCTGGACAAGTGAAGCGGGCACAAGAACTCACGCCACCAGAAGTCCCAGCAAAATTTCAGCAAGATGATGCCATGAATCTATCGTTTGCAGATTCTAGTTTTGATGTGGTGTGGTGTATTGAAGCAGGTCCACACATGCCGGATAAAGCTGTGTTTGCAAAAGAACTAATGCGAGTTCTGAAACCGGGCGGAATTCTGGTCGTCGCGGATTGGAATCAGAGAGATACAAGACAGAACCCATTCGTATTGTGGGAAGGTCTGGTCATGAAACAGTTACTTGATCAATGGGCACATCCAGAGTTTGCCAGCATTGAAGGATTCGCGGAACTGTTGGAAGCAACACAGCTAACAGATGGCACAGTGCAAACAGCGGACTGGACACCGGAAACATTACCCTCTTGGCTCGACTCGATTTGGCAAGGCATTGTACGTCCTGAAGGATTGATCCGATTTGGGGTGTCTGGATTCGTCAAGTCGCTCAGAGAAGTTCCAACTTTGTTATTGATGCGATTGGCATTTGGGGCTGGATTGTGTCGGTTTGGCATGTTCCGCGCTGTGAGAAAATAG
- a CDS encoding RHS Repeat family protein (similar to AA sequence:cyanobase_aa:LBDG_44050), with protein sequence MADIFISYSRKDKLFVQTLHAALGQAKYDVWVDWEDIPFTSDWWEEIQRGIEGVHSFIFVISPDSIASKVCRREIDHAVQLNKRLIPLVLREGFAMEQVHGTLAGSAI encoded by the coding sequence ATGGCTGATATTTTTATCTCCTACTCGCGGAAGGACAAACTCTTCGTGCAGACTCTCCACGCGGCTTTAGGGCAGGCAAAGTATGACGTTTGGGTGGATTGGGAGGATATCCCGTTCACGTCTGACTGGTGGGAAGAAATCCAGCGAGGAATTGAAGGCGTTCATTCTTTTATTTTCGTCATTAGTCCTGACTCGATCGCGTCTAAAGTCTGTCGTCGAGAAATTGATCATGCAGTCCAACTGAATAAGCGTTTGATTCCGCTTGTTTTGCGAGAAGGATTCGCAATGGAGCAAGTGCATGGAACTTTAGCGGGTAGTGCTATTTAG
- a CDS encoding IS1 transposase (similar to AA sequence:cyanobase_aa:AM1_2285), with protein sequence MIKPLLTCPNCGSHDINKNGTTRHGNQNYKCRDCGRQFVENPKWKRIGDDTKSTIERMLLEKIPLAGIARSLQVSESWLQQYVNAYYQTVPRSVQVQPKPRKRLNVQMDELWSFVDDKGNEQWVWLALDVETREVVGCYVGDRSSESATALWQSLPAVYRQCAVCYTDFWVSYPPALPSSRHRPVDKSSGLTSYIERFNNTLRQRVSRLVRKTLSFSKKVDNHIAAIWNFIHHYNEQQSSILV encoded by the coding sequence ATGATCAAACCCTTACTGACCTGTCCGAACTGTGGCTCTCATGACATCAACAAAAATGGCACGACTCGCCACGGGAACCAGAACTACAAATGTCGCGATTGTGGACGGCAGTTCGTCGAGAATCCAAAATGGAAACGGATTGGCGATGATACCAAGTCCACAATCGAGCGAATGCTGCTCGAAAAGATTCCGCTTGCTGGTATCGCTCGAAGCTTGCAAGTCAGCGAAAGCTGGTTGCAGCAATACGTGAATGCTTACTATCAAACCGTTCCTCGCTCAGTGCAAGTGCAACCAAAACCCCGGAAACGCTTGAATGTGCAGATGGACGAGTTATGGTCGTTCGTCGATGACAAAGGCAATGAGCAATGGGTGTGGTTAGCGCTCGATGTTGAAACTCGCGAAGTTGTCGGGTGTTATGTTGGAGACCGTTCGAGTGAATCAGCAACTGCGCTCTGGCAATCTTTGCCTGCGGTCTATCGTCAATGCGCCGTTTGCTATACCGATTTCTGGGTTTCTTATCCACCTGCCCTCCCAAGTTCACGTCATCGACCTGTAGACAAAAGCAGTGGTTTGACGAGCTACATTGAGCGCTTTAACAATACCTTACGGCAACGAGTGTCTCGATTAGTGCGAAAAACCTTGTCATTCTCGAAGAAAGTTGACAATCACATTGCTGCTATCTGGAACTTCATTCATCACTATAACGAACAACAGTCAAGTATCCTCGTCTAA